One Phycisphaerae bacterium RAS2 DNA window includes the following coding sequences:
- the uvrD2 gene encoding ATP-dependent DNA helicase UvrD2: MLKPMNFRIADTFTDSLARLRSDQQAAAKTTAFDLQMNPANPGMQFHRLDKAKDKNFWSIRVSRDIRIIVHRTDESLLLCYVDHHDPAYRWAERRKIERHPKTGAMQVVEIRERVLEIEIPKYVEVERPAPPKPLLFADFSDDDLLAYGVPQEWLADVKASNEDSLLDLAGHLPAEAAEALLNLATGTVPLRPVPVAAGADPFEHPDALRRFRVMENVEELQRAMEYPWEKWIVFLHPAQRETVTRSYGGPARVAGSAGTGKTVVALHRAAHLARSNAYAKVLLTTFSIALARNLRRKIACLIGNEPAVHNRISVRAIDEVGIEQFEVAFGTPKPLTPKMLRTLLKAASDAAMPHQYGLAFLESEWNEVVDAWQLGSWEAYRDVPRLGRKTRLGEKQRQTLWTIFEHVRKDMSERGLVTIPMVFAAATQHIASGGKPPADFVVVDEAQDISVPQLRYLAAVAGKKEDGLFFAGDLGQRIFQTPFSWASLGVDVRGRSQTLRINYRTSHQIRQQADRLLQTELADVDGNLESRKGTVSVFNGPPPSIQVVESTKRETEVIAAWLKERVAAAVKPHEIGIFVRSEAELPRAKAAIAVAGMKSAELDDRTDPPPDVVSICTMHLAKGLEFRAVVVAACDDEIVPLQSRIQTVSDDSDLEEVYNTERHLLYVACTRARDNLLITGVEPASEFLDDLRES; encoded by the coding sequence ATGCTGAAACCTATGAACTTTCGCATCGCCGACACCTTCACAGACAGCCTCGCGCGGTTACGAAGCGACCAGCAGGCAGCCGCCAAGACGACGGCATTCGATCTTCAGATGAACCCGGCGAACCCCGGCATGCAGTTCCACCGGCTCGACAAAGCCAAGGACAAGAACTTCTGGTCGATTCGCGTAAGCCGTGACATCCGCATCATCGTCCACCGAACCGATGAAAGCCTTTTACTCTGCTACGTCGATCATCACGACCCGGCGTATCGCTGGGCCGAACGCCGCAAGATCGAGCGCCATCCGAAGACAGGGGCGATGCAGGTCGTCGAAATCCGAGAGCGTGTTCTCGAAATCGAAATCCCCAAGTACGTCGAAGTCGAAAGACCAGCTCCGCCGAAACCGCTCCTCTTCGCTGATTTCTCCGACGACGACCTCCTCGCCTACGGCGTGCCCCAGGAATGGCTCGCCGACGTGAAGGCGTCGAACGAGGATTCTCTTCTCGACCTTGCCGGCCACCTTCCTGCCGAGGCCGCTGAGGCACTACTCAATCTCGCGACGGGAACGGTGCCGCTGCGACCTGTCCCCGTCGCGGCCGGGGCAGACCCCTTCGAACACCCCGACGCCTTGCGACGCTTCCGCGTCATGGAAAACGTAGAAGAATTGCAACGGGCGATGGAGTACCCGTGGGAGAAGTGGATTGTTTTCCTCCATCCCGCACAGCGGGAGACCGTTACTCGCTCGTACGGCGGCCCTGCCCGCGTCGCGGGATCGGCCGGCACGGGTAAGACCGTTGTCGCGTTGCATCGTGCGGCCCACCTCGCACGCTCGAACGCCTACGCCAAAGTCTTGCTTACCACGTTTTCAATTGCCCTCGCCCGGAATCTTCGCCGAAAAATCGCCTGCCTTATAGGCAATGAGCCGGCCGTCCATAACCGGATCAGCGTGCGAGCCATCGACGAAGTGGGCATTGAACAATTTGAGGTTGCATTCGGAACGCCAAAGCCGCTCACGCCCAAGATGCTGCGAACGCTTCTCAAGGCCGCTTCCGACGCCGCGATGCCGCATCAATACGGACTGGCGTTCCTCGAATCCGAATGGAACGAAGTCGTGGACGCATGGCAGCTTGGTTCGTGGGAAGCGTACCGCGATGTACCTAGGCTCGGCCGCAAAACGCGGCTCGGCGAGAAGCAGCGACAGACGCTTTGGACGATCTTCGAGCATGTCCGCAAGGACATGAGTGAGCGCGGGCTTGTGACAATCCCGATGGTCTTTGCAGCAGCGACGCAACACATCGCCTCCGGTGGGAAGCCGCCCGCCGATTTTGTGGTCGTGGACGAGGCACAGGACATCAGCGTTCCGCAGCTTCGCTACCTCGCGGCCGTCGCAGGGAAGAAGGAAGACGGGCTTTTCTTCGCTGGAGACCTTGGACAACGGATCTTCCAGACGCCATTTTCGTGGGCGTCGCTGGGGGTCGATGTCCGAGGCCGCTCACAGACGCTTCGAATCAACTATCGCACATCGCACCAGATTCGACAGCAGGCCGACCGCTTGCTTCAAACTGAGTTGGCGGACGTGGATGGAAACTTGGAGTCAAGAAAAGGCACCGTGTCGGTGTTCAATGGGCCTCCACCATCGATTCAGGTTGTCGAATCGACAAAGCGCGAAACCGAGGTGATCGCAGCGTGGCTTAAGGAGCGAGTGGCAGCGGCGGTGAAGCCGCATGAAATCGGTATCTTCGTAAGATCGGAAGCAGAGTTGCCAAGGGCGAAGGCTGCCATTGCCGTGGCAGGGATGAAATCGGCGGAGCTTGACGACCGCACAGACCCGCCACCAGACGTTGTCTCCATTTGTACGATGCATCTTGCTAAGGGTCTTGAGTTTCGGGCTGTCGTCGTCGCCGCCTGCGACGACGAAATTGTGCCACTACAGTCACGGATTCAGACCGTGTCGGACGACTCGGACCTCGAAGAAGTTTACAACACCGAGCGACACCTTTTGTACGTCGCGTGCACTCGGGCACGCGACAATCTTCTGATTACAGGCGTTGAGCCGGCGTCCGAGTTTCTTGACGACCTTCGCGAGTCGTGA